TCACCGCAGACACCCTGACCTTGCCGCGGGTAGCCGCGGCAGGGCCGACCGACACCGAACGGCCAGTCCGTTCGATCACCACCGGCCCGCGCGGCTTCGAGGGAGAAGGCTTCCCCGTGGTCCGCGCGTTCGCCGGGGTGAGCAGCGCCGCACTCGACCCGTTCATCCATATGGACCAGATGGGCGAAGTTGAGTACCAACCCGGCGAGCCACGAGGCACCGACTGGCATCCCCATCGCGGATTCGAGACGGTCACCTACATTATCGACGGCCGCTTTGCCCACCAGGACTCGCACGGCGGCGGAGGTTTGATCGCCGACGGCGCCACGCAATGGATGACCGCCGGCGCGGGCATCCTGCACATCGAGACCCCACCGGCGGAACTGGTCGAGAGCGGCGGGCTGTTCCACGGCATTCAGCTGTGGGTCAACCTGCCGAAGGCAGACAAATTCGCTACTCCCCGCTACCAGGCCATCGAGGGCAACGACGTCGCGCTGCTGTCGTCCGACGACGGCGGCGCATTGATCCGCATCATCGCCGGCGAACTCGACGGCCACCGCGGTCCCGGCGTCACGCATACGCCAATCACCATGGCGCATGCGACGATTCAACCGGGTGCTCGGCTGAACATGCCATGGAACCGTGACTACAACGCGTTGGTGTACGTGTTGGCCGGTCGCGGCTCGGTCGGGCCGGTATCCCATCCGATCCAACAGGGTCAGCTGGTGGTCCTGGGCCCCGGTGACCGGATCACCGTCGATGCCGCACCGTCGCAGGATTCACGGATCCCGGCGATGGAGGTCTTGATCCTGGGTGGGCAGCCGATCCGCGAGCCGGTGTTCCACTACGGCCCGTTCGTAATGAACACGAAGGCCGAAGTGGTCCAGGCGCTGGAGGACTTCCAGGCCGGCAAATTCGGCAGCGTCCCGCCCGACGGCTTGATGCCGCACCGACCCGCCAGCTAACACTTCGGTCAATTTTATAGCGGCGTTAGGTGTGATCTATGGCACAATTACGGAGTGGTTCAGCCAGCGAGTCGCGGACCGGGTCGCCCACCCGCGGCAAAGGCGGCCGAAACACGTAAACGCATCTTGCGTGCTGCTCGAGAAGTCTTCAGCGAACGCGGATACGACGCCGCTACCTTCCAGGCGATCGCAATACGCGCCGACCTGACCCGCCCCGCTATCAACCACTACTTCGCAAATAAACGGGTGCTGTACTGGCAGGTGCTGGAGGAGACCAACAACGCCATGGTCGTCGCCAGCGCTCAGCGGGCGCGGAACGAGACCACGCTGACCGCCCGGGTATCGGCCTTCATCCAGGGTGCCGCCGAGGCAGAACTCGAAAACCATGCCGCGTCGGCGTTCTTGATCGCGGCGACGCTGGAGTCGCAGCGCCACCCTGAACTGGGCCGGCCGGGTAGCGACTCGGTGAACACCACTCGGGCATTTCTGCTGTGGGCGATCAACGACGGCATCCACAGCGGCGAGCTCTCCCCCGACACCAATGCCTCGGCGCTCACCGAAATGTTGCTCGCCGTGCTCTTGGGAGTGGGCTTCTACGCCGGATTTGTCGGTAGCCGCGACGAATTCGACGTCATCACCGACC
This genomic stretch from Mycobacterium paraterrae harbors:
- a CDS encoding TetR/AcrR family transcriptional regulator, giving the protein MVQPASRGPGRPPAAKAAETRKRILRAAREVFSERGYDAATFQAIAIRADLTRPAINHYFANKRVLYWQVLEETNNAMVVASAQRARNETTLTARVSAFIQGAAEAELENHAASAFLIAATLESQRHPELGRPGSDSVNTTRAFLLWAINDGIHSGELSPDTNASALTEMLLAVLLGVGFYAGFVGSRDEFDVITDQLHVLLARSLAQPSME
- a CDS encoding pirin family protein, which encodes MPAITADTLTLPRVAAAGPTDTERPVRSITTGPRGFEGEGFPVVRAFAGVSSAALDPFIHMDQMGEVEYQPGEPRGTDWHPHRGFETVTYIIDGRFAHQDSHGGGGLIADGATQWMTAGAGILHIETPPAELVESGGLFHGIQLWVNLPKADKFATPRYQAIEGNDVALLSSDDGGALIRIIAGELDGHRGPGVTHTPITMAHATIQPGARLNMPWNRDYNALVYVLAGRGSVGPVSHPIQQGQLVVLGPGDRITVDAAPSQDSRIPAMEVLILGGQPIREPVFHYGPFVMNTKAEVVQALEDFQAGKFGSVPPDGLMPHRPAS